AGCGCGGCGTGCGCGCCGAAAGCGTGCGTTGCTCGAGCGGATACCGATAAACCTTAACCCAATCCACGACAAACCCAAGAAAAAACCACGCAGGCGCCGCCCGGATCATCGAAACAGGGCAGGGGCCTGGCACCGATTCGGTGCAGGGATGCCGGCTCTTGATCTGTCCTGGTGCCTTTTTGCAGGTCTGCCTTCTATGCAAAGCTCGCTCAGCGCGATGGACACTTTGGTCCATGGCTCCAACACCCTGTTCATCCTCATGGGCGCGATCCTGGTCCTGGCCATGCACGCCGGCTTCGCCTTTCTCGAAGTCGGCACCGTGCGCCACAAGAACCAGGTCAATGCCTTGTCCAAGATCCTCAGCGACTTCGCCGTCTCGGCGCTGGTGTACTTCTTCATCGGCTACTGGATCGCCTACGGCGTGAGCTTTCTGCAGCCGGCCGCGGTCCTGGCCAGCGACCATGGCTATGCCCTGGTCAAGTGTTTCTTCCTGCTGACCTTTGCCGCGGCGATCCCGGCGATCATTTCCGGTGGCATCGCCGAGCGGGCGCGTTTCGTGCCGCAGTTGTGCGCGACGGCGCTGATCGTGGCGTTCGTCTACCCGTTTTTCGAGGGCGTGGTGTGGAATGGCAACCTCGGCTTGCAAGCCTGGTTGCAGGCACGCTTCGGCGCGCCGTTCCATGACTTTGCAGGCTCCGTGGTGGTGCACGCCATGGGCGGCTGGCTGGCGCTGGCGGCGGTGCTGCTGCTGGGCGCGCGGCGCGGCCGTTACCGCGACGGCCGGCTGGTGGCGTTCGCGCCGTCGAGCATTCCGTTCCTGGCGCTGGGCTCGTGGATCCTGATCATCGGCTGGTTCGGCTTCAACGTCATGAGCGCCCAGACCCTGCAAGGGGTCAGCGGGCTGGTGGCGATCAACTCGCTGATGGCCATGGTCGGCGGCACCTTGTCGGCCTTGCTGGCCGGGCGCAACGACCCGGGCTTCCTGCACAACGGCCCGCTGGCCGGGCTGGTGGCAGTGTGCGCCGGCTCCGACCTGATGCACCCGGTCGGCGCACTGGTCACCGGGCTGGTGGCCGGCGGGTTGTTCGTCTGGTGCTTCACCGCGGCGCAGAACCGTTGGAAGATCGACGATGTGCTCGGTGTGTGGCCGCTGCACGGCCTGTGTGGCGTATGGGGCGGTATCGCCTGTGGCGTGTTTGGCCAGGCAGCGCTTGGTGGGCTGGGTGGCGTCAGCCTGCCCAGCCAGCTGCTGGGCAGCCTGGCCGGGGTGCTGGTGGCATTGGCCGGCGGCTTTGCCGTGTATGGCTTGATCAAGGTGCTGCATGGCCTGCGGCTGAGCCACGAGCAGGAGTTCCAGGGCGCCGACCTGGCGTTGCACCGCATTGGCGCCACCAGCCAGGATTGAGGCAGGTCAGGTGCGTGATGGCGGGGGTGGGCCTAGAATGAGCATCCATTCCTGCGATTGGCGGATGTTTGCATGCTCCCCGAAACCCAACTGTTCGGCACCCTAGGGTGCCACCTGTGCGAAGTGGCCGAGGCCGTGCTGATGCCGTTCGTCGAGCATGGCCTGCTGGTCGAGCTGGTCGATATCGCCGACAGCGAGGACTGGTTCGAGCGCTACAGCCTGAGGATCCCGGTATTGCGCCGTTGCGACACCGGCGCCGAGCTGGGCTGGCCGTTCGATGCCGAGCAGGTGGTGGCTTTTCTGCGCTGACGCGTGCATTGACGGCAGGGCGGCTGGCTCCGTATGCTGTATATAAATACAGTATCGAGGTAACGCCATGCTCAATGTCGAGCAACTCAAGTACAGCATCAACCACATGTCCCCCGAGCGTGTGTGCGACGCGGTGCTGGAACTGCGCCTCGACGGCATCGTCACCGACGAGCGCACCCCATTCGGCAAGGTCCACTTCAACACCTGCTTCGCGGAAATCGAGGCGCTGTTCCAGCGCGCCGGGTTCCACCGTCCGCTGGATGTAGTGGGCTACCAAGGGCTGAGCTACGCCCTCTACGACCCCGGCCGCTGGGATGCGGTGCAGGTGCTGCGCTGGCTCAAGGCGCGCTGCGAGCCGGCCTGCGAGGCTGGTTGAGGCGTGCGGGGTAGGGGATAATGCCCGCCCCCTGAAGAACCGAGCCCACCCATGACCACGCCTTTCGATCCTGCCCGCCAGCAAGCCAGCACCGTATGCCTGCCGCCAGGGCCTTGGGCGACGGTGCTCGATTGCCTGTGCGATCACTTCAAGGGCATCACCCGCGAGCAGTGGCTCGACCGATTTGCCCGGGGGCGTGTGCTCGATGCCCAAGGCCAGGCCATCGCTGGCGAACTGCCTTATCGGCGCGGCATGCGCCTGCATTATTTCCGTGAAGTAGCCAACGAGAAGGCGATACCGGTGCAGGAGCAGATCCTGCACATCGACGAGCATCTGGTGGTGGCGGACAAGCCGCATTTCCTGCCGGTTACACCGACGGGCGAATACGTCGAGCAGACCCTGCTGCGCCGTCTG
The window above is part of the Pseudomonas muyukensis genome. Proteins encoded here:
- a CDS encoding transcriptional regulator, with amino-acid sequence MLNVEQLKYSINHMSPERVCDAVLELRLDGIVTDERTPFGKVHFNTCFAEIEALFQRAGFHRPLDVVGYQGLSYALYDPGRWDAVQVLRWLKARCEPACEAG
- a CDS encoding glutaredoxin family protein, translating into MLPETQLFGTLGCHLCEVAEAVLMPFVEHGLLVELVDIADSEDWFERYSLRIPVLRRCDTGAELGWPFDAEQVVAFLR
- a CDS encoding ammonium transporter; the encoded protein is MQSSLSAMDTLVHGSNTLFILMGAILVLAMHAGFAFLEVGTVRHKNQVNALSKILSDFAVSALVYFFIGYWIAYGVSFLQPAAVLASDHGYALVKCFFLLTFAAAIPAIISGGIAERARFVPQLCATALIVAFVYPFFEGVVWNGNLGLQAWLQARFGAPFHDFAGSVVVHAMGGWLALAAVLLLGARRGRYRDGRLVAFAPSSIPFLALGSWILIIGWFGFNVMSAQTLQGVSGLVAINSLMAMVGGTLSALLAGRNDPGFLHNGPLAGLVAVCAGSDLMHPVGALVTGLVAGGLFVWCFTAAQNRWKIDDVLGVWPLHGLCGVWGGIACGVFGQAALGGLGGVSLPSQLLGSLAGVLVALAGGFAVYGLIKVLHGLRLSHEQEFQGADLALHRIGATSQD